In Clostridium thermosuccinogenes, the genomic stretch TCTTGCATAAATTTAAGAAAGTCTTGATAAGTTCGGCCTATTCGGCATTTTTTATCCACTTTGAACTGGTCTTTTCCCTTTTTACGTCTGCCCATACGTACAACTCTTGGCATATCGATATTTTTTGCTGTAAAGATACCCTTGTCCACATAGTTGTAGAGTGTGCGTTCATCGAGCATGATTTCATCAGCATGGTTAATGCATATATGGTGGAGTGACTGGCCTTTAATTAGCAGCGGGCTAATAATGGAATCCAATCTTATCGCTTCTTCTTCAGTGATTTGTAAACCCTGACGGCACTCAGAGCGTACTGTCTCGTATTCTCTTTGTGCATGTGTTGCAGAATAAATCCTCTTCTCTAATGTACAAGACTGTTTGTCTTCACAACCATTACAAACATAGGGCGGCTTCGAAAGCTTGGGACAAATTTCCTGTTGATACTCATGACATAGTGATGAACACATGCGAGACTTGCAAGCGCGACAATAACGGCTACAACGCAAACTGCCGCAAAGATGCTTAACAGGGCAACCAATACGATGTTTACAATCATTGAACACTCTTCCATAACAGCCGGTTTTCCTAAATTGGATATGGTTCTTCACTTCCTTGGATATCGTGGTTGGGTCCTTTCCAAGCTCGCGTGCTATGCTTTTGAATGATTTCCTGCTGATTAACCTTTGTTCAATTATATTTCTTTCTTCCTGACTCAAATGTTTAAAGCCACGCATATATGTACCCCCTTCAGAGGCACCACCATATATATCATAGCTTTTTGAGAGACAATATTCCAGCATTCACAAGAAAATAGGAACAGTGTGATCTTTGCAAAAGTAACTTCCACCTTTCTCATTTCTAGCGATTTGCAAAACTAAATTCCACTGTCTATGAATTTGGGGTGGAAATAACTATTTCAATTAAACGATTTTGAGTGAATAAAATAGTTTTTAAGTAAAATATTGTATTATATTGACAGAAGGTGATTATTAATATATAATATGCATAAAAATGAATAATATGGAAAATACAAATAAGAACTATTAAAAATCTGTGAACAATAGTTAAATTGATGGCGTATAGTATTTAGACGGGTTTAATTGGAGCATGTAGATATATAGTGAATATCTTATCTATATGTATCAAGACATTAGAAAGGGGGAATTGCAATGAAATTCAAGCCTGTAGTTAAGGAAGTAAAGTTATGTCAAACAAGCACTACTATACTTTCACAGAAATCTCAT encodes the following:
- a CDS encoding IS30 family transposase translates to MRGFKHLSQEERNIIEQRLISRKSFKSIARELGKDPTTISKEVKNHIQFRKTGCYGRVFNDCKHRIGCPVKHLCGSLRCSRYCRACKSRMCSSLCHEYQQEICPKLSKPPYVCNGCEDKQSCTLEKRIYSATHAQREYETVRSECRQGLQITEEEAIRLDSIISPLLIKGQSLHHICINHADEIMLDERTLYNYVDKGIFTAKNIDMPRVVRMGRRKKGKDQFKVDKKCRIGRTYQDFLKFMQEHPDLPVVEMDTVIGRIGGKVLLTLHFTVPQLMLAFIRDANTSQSVIDIFDQLYLELGPDTFRKLFPVLLCDNGSEFSNPSAIEFDSHGQRRTCVFYCNPLAPYQKGAAENNHALIRRIIPKGTSLDEFTQRDITLMMNHINSYSRLNLGDKTPYWAFGLLYGEEILRRMNVELIPTDNVTLHSSLLKK